The DNA region TTATGGAGTTATTAGAGGCCTCCCCTAATTGCGAGCTTGTTTGGGGCCTAAATCGCAACTCGGCGCAGCCAATCAATTACCAAGATCTCACCACGATTGAATCTGCTGCAGCTAGTCTTATTCAGAAGGGTCCTTTTCAGCTCATCATTAATACGATTGGTGTATTACATTCTGAGCACTGGATGCCTGAAAAGAAATTAGATGATCTCAACGCCGAACAGCTACAGATGTTGATGCAGACCAATGCCATTGGCCCTGGATTGACAATCAAGTATTTCTCCAAATTACTCGACCCAGCGGGGTCCGTTATGGCAACCCTTTCCGCTAAAGTAGGTAGCATTGAGGACAATCGATTGGGTGGCTGGTTTAGCTATCGCGCTTCTAAAGCAGCCCTAAATATGCTGATCAAAACAGCCTCAATTGAATTTGCCAGAACTAAACCCAATACGGCCTTAGTAGCCTTGCATCCGGGAACGGTAAACTCGCGTTTATCTAAGCCTTTTAAAGGCGAGCAAATAGGTAGACCTGCTTTAGATGCTGCAAGCGATATGCTTGCGGTATTACTCTCACTTCAAAAAACTGATTCAGGTAGTTTTCTGAGTTATTCAGGAGAAAAGTTGCCTTGGTAACCC from Polynucleobacter sp. AP-Elch-400A-B2 includes:
- a CDS encoding SDR family NAD(P)-dependent oxidoreductase yields the protein MPLVPQPFRALIIGSSGSIGTAFMELLEASPNCELVWGLNRNSAQPINYQDLTTIESAAASLIQKGPFQLIINTIGVLHSEHWMPEKKLDDLNAEQLQMLMQTNAIGPGLTIKYFSKLLDPAGSVMATLSAKVGSIEDNRLGGWFSYRASKAALNMLIKTASIEFARTKPNTALVALHPGTVNSRLSKPFKGEQIGRPALDAASDMLAVLLSLQKTDSGSFLSYSGEKLPW